In Mastigocladopsis repens PCC 10914, a single window of DNA contains:
- a CDS encoding MbtH family protein: MSRDDFEDTTIYKVVVNHQEQYSIWVADRDNPVGWRDVGKTGLKPECLEYIKEVWTDMRPLSLRKKMEEAAPEKMM, from the coding sequence ATGAGTAGAGATGACTTTGAAGACACCACGATTTACAAAGTTGTTGTAAATCATCAAGAACAGTATTCCATTTGGGTTGCTGATAGAGACAACCCTGTTGGCTGGAGGGATGTAGGTAAAACTGGTTTGAAACCTGAATGTCTTGAATACATTAAGGAAGTGTGGACTGATATGAGACCGCTCAGTTTGCGAAAGAAGATGGAGGAAGCAGCACCTGAAAAGATGATGTAG
- a CDS encoding non-ribosomal peptide synthetase family protein, whose translation MSDFPTQASHLKSKKQELVELLLKKKGINTRRVQTIPQRMQTSPCPLSFAQQRLWFLNQLEPGNPFYNRPSALRLTGQLNVTVLEQSFQEIVRRHEALRTTFITVEGQALQAIAPNLTLTMPIVDLQQFPETQQEAEVRRLATQEALRPFDLSQGPLLRVSLLRLTQEDHVLLFTMHHIVSDGWSIGVLVREVATLYEAFANGKPSPLPELPIQYADFAVWQRQWLQGEVLEAQLSYWKQQLGGASSLLELPSDRPRPPVQSYKGATKSLVLSKPLTDALKALSQQEGATLFMTLLAAFKTLLYRYTGQQDIFVGSPIANRNRFETEPLIGFFVNTLVLRTHLSGNPSFRELLRRLREVALGAYAHQDLPFEQLVEELQPERHLNRNPLFDVMFILQNAPMEVLKLPNLTLSTLSRESKTANFDLTLSMMETEQGLVGSLEYSTDLFDSTTIERMLGHFQVLLEGIVAHPDQCLSDLPILRKAERQQLLVDWNNIQATYEQHLCIHQLFEAQVEQTPDAVAVVFEQEQLTYRELNQRANQLAHYLQNQGVAPEVLVGLCMERSLEMVVGLLGILKAGGAYLPLDPAYPQERLAFMLADAQVSVLLTQERLVAELPTHKAQVICLDNANWDLNAYPEEENSITEVTKDNLAYVIYTSGSTGQSKGVMIQHRSLVNAYFAWEEAYQLRTTATSHLQMASFSFDVFSGDLVRALCSGGKLVLCPRDLLLDPPKLYELMLKEKVDCAEFVPTVLRNLIQYLEESQQRLDFMQLLICGSDSWYVQEYEKFQNLCGVKTQLINSFGLTEATIDSSYFETATVDLPVEQLVPIGRPFANTQIYILDSHLQPVPVGVKGELYIGGAGLARGYLHRPDLTAEKFIPNFFSDQPGARLYKTGDLGRYLPDGNIELLGRSDYQVKIRGFRIELGEIEAVLGQHPGVQETVVMVREERLVAYVVPIETRASQYGATLTSDLQRFLQERLPNYMIPSAFVILESFPLTPNGKINRRALPAPENNRPELESSFVAPYTAIQKTLVSIWTNILNVEKVGIHDNFFDLGGHSLLTTRLIVKIREAFQVDLPLRILFESPTVASLAESLERILQGKLLTTLTQETIAKLNAEAVLDSTIFPETSFVEPITEPACIFLTGATGFLGAFLLYELLQQTQADIYCLVRSPNVEEGKKKLQTSLESYLLWHESFNSRIIPVIGDLSEPLLGLSEEQFQEMAHKIDVIYHNGAWVHHIYPYSVLKAANVLGTQEVLRLACKIKTKPVHFISTTSVFSASGLSGVKEVKEEDSLDDFQLPGNGYVQTKWVGEKLVEAAKNRGLPISIYRLGRVSGHSETGVFNTNDFLYRLIIGCIELGSAPDRDIMEDIMPVDYTSRAIAYLSRQQASLGKAFHLVNPHLLHSKILLNVIHSFGYPLQQISYDQWQAELMNIASCSPEHPLYPLVPFFSARKSQEKTSNSAVLQFDCHNTLNGLAGTSIVCPAIDEQLLSTYVSYLMKSGFLTPPQSAIEVKPSS comes from the coding sequence ATGAGTGATTTTCCCACACAAGCAAGTCATCTCAAGTCCAAAAAACAAGAGCTTGTTGAGCTGTTACTCAAGAAAAAGGGAATAAACACTCGACGAGTGCAAACCATTCCTCAGAGGATGCAAACCAGCCCTTGTCCACTTTCCTTTGCTCAACAAAGGCTGTGGTTCCTCAACCAGTTAGAGCCGGGTAATCCTTTTTACAACCGACCCTCTGCCCTACGGTTGACAGGTCAACTCAATGTTACCGTATTGGAACAAAGCTTTCAAGAAATTGTCCGGCGTCACGAAGCCTTGCGAACGACCTTTATCACCGTCGAGGGGCAAGCGCTCCAAGCGATCGCCCCAAACCTGACTTTGACAATGCCGATCGTGGATCTGCAACAGTTCCCTGAAACACAGCAAGAGGCTGAGGTTCGGCGGTTGGCAACTCAGGAAGCTTTGCGACCTTTCGACCTCAGCCAAGGTCCTTTGTTACGGGTCAGTTTGCTGCGCTTGACCCAGGAAGACCATGTTTTACTATTCACAATGCACCACATCGTCTCTGACGGTTGGTCCATAGGTGTCCTAGTGCGTGAGGTGGCAACATTATACGAAGCGTTTGCCAACGGTAAACCCTCACCACTACCAGAATTGCCGATTCAGTATGCAGATTTTGCTGTTTGGCAGCGGCAGTGGTTGCAGGGGGAGGTGCTAGAGGCTCAATTATCTTATTGGAAGCAGCAGCTGGGTGGCGCTTCGTCTTTACTGGAGTTACCCAGCGACCGTCCGCGACCGCCAGTTCAAAGCTACAAGGGTGCAACCAAATCTTTAGTACTGTCCAAGCCACTGACAGATGCACTTAAGGCTCTCTCACAACAGGAGGGGGCAACACTCTTCATGACACTGCTGGCGGCGTTCAAAACGTTGCTCTATCGCTACACTGGGCAGCAGGATATCTTTGTAGGGTCGCCTATTGCTAACCGCAACCGCTTTGAAACTGAACCATTAATCGGATTTTTTGTCAATACCCTGGTGTTACGGACCCACCTTTCGGGCAACCCCAGTTTTCGGGAATTGTTGAGGCGGCTAAGGGAGGTGGCATTAGGGGCTTATGCTCATCAGGACTTACCCTTCGAGCAGCTGGTAGAGGAACTACAGCCAGAGCGGCATCTGAACCGTAACCCACTGTTTGATGTCATGTTTATTTTACAGAATGCTCCGATGGAGGTTCTGAAATTACCAAATCTAACCCTAAGCACCCTGTCTCGAGAAAGCAAAACGGCAAATTTTGATTTGACTCTCTCCATGATGGAAACCGAGCAAGGACTGGTGGGGTCTTTGGAGTACAGCACCGATTTATTTGATAGCACCACCATTGAGCGGATGTTAGGGCATTTCCAAGTTTTACTAGAGGGAATAGTCGCCCATCCTGACCAGTGCTTATCGGACTTGCCAATCTTAAGAAAAGCCGAGCGACAGCAATTGCTGGTGGATTGGAATAATATCCAAGCAACCTATGAGCAACATTTATGCATTCATCAGTTATTTGAAGCCCAAGTGGAGCAAACGCCAGATGCTGTAGCTGTGGTCTTTGAACAGGAGCAGTTAACCTATCGCGAACTGAACCAGCGAGCAAACCAGCTAGCGCACTACTTGCAAAACCAGGGAGTGGCTCCAGAAGTGCTGGTGGGATTGTGCATGGAGCGCTCTTTAGAAATGGTGGTGGGACTGCTAGGAATTCTCAAAGCGGGAGGAGCCTATCTGCCACTCGATCCAGCATATCCTCAAGAGCGACTGGCATTTATGTTAGCAGATGCCCAAGTATCAGTACTGCTGACACAAGAGCGACTGGTGGCGGAGTTACCAACCCACAAAGCACAAGTTATTTGTTTGGACAATGCAAACTGGGACTTAAATGCTTACCCGGAGGAAGAAAACTCCATCACCGAGGTGACAAAAGACAATCTTGCTTATGTCATTTATACCTCTGGTTCCACAGGTCAATCTAAAGGCGTGATGATTCAGCATCGCAGCCTCGTCAACGCCTATTTTGCATGGGAAGAAGCTTACCAACTGCGAACTACCGCAACTAGTCACCTACAGATGGCGAGTTTTTCTTTCGATGTCTTTTCAGGAGACTTAGTTCGCGCTTTGTGTTCTGGTGGCAAACTTGTTTTGTGTCCTCGTGATTTGCTGCTAGATCCGCCAAAACTTTATGAGCTTATGCTCAAAGAAAAAGTTGACTGTGCTGAGTTCGTGCCAACTGTTTTGAGAAACCTCATCCAATATTTGGAGGAGAGCCAACAGCGTCTTGACTTTATGCAATTGCTCATCTGTGGTTCGGATAGCTGGTATGTGCAAGAGTACGAGAAATTTCAAAACTTGTGCGGAGTCAAGACGCAGCTGATTAACTCCTTTGGTTTAACCGAAGCAACTATTGATAGTTCATATTTTGAAACGGCAACGGTGGATTTACCTGTGGAGCAGTTAGTCCCGATTGGACGCCCCTTTGCCAACACACAGATATACATTTTAGACAGCCACTTGCAGCCTGTACCTGTGGGAGTTAAAGGCGAACTGTATATTGGTGGTGCTGGTCTTGCGAGAGGATATCTACATCGACCAGATTTAACTGCTGAAAAATTTATACCTAACTTTTTCAGTGACCAACCGGGGGCGCGTCTTTACAAAACTGGAGACTTGGGGCGCTACCTACCAGACGGTAATATTGAGCTACTTGGTCGCAGTGACTACCAAGTAAAAATTCGTGGCTTCCGCATCGAACTGGGCGAGATTGAGGCAGTGCTGGGGCAACACCCAGGGGTACAGGAGACGGTGGTCATGGTGCGAGAGGAGCGCTTGGTGGCTTATGTTGTCCCAATAGAAACGCGAGCATCGCAATATGGCGCTACCCTAACAAGTGACCTGCAACGCTTCCTGCAAGAACGACTGCCAAACTATATGATACCGTCTGCGTTCGTCATACTGGAGTCGTTTCCACTGACACCCAATGGCAAGATAAATCGCCGCGCCTTGCCAGCACCGGAAAACAATAGACCCGAACTTGAAAGCAGTTTTGTAGCTCCTTATACTGCTATCCAGAAAACGCTAGTTAGTATCTGGACGAATATCCTCAATGTTGAAAAAGTTGGCATTCATGACAACTTCTTTGATCTAGGAGGACACTCATTGTTGACAACTCGGCTCATTGTCAAAATTCGAGAAGCTTTCCAAGTGGATTTACCCTTACGCATTTTGTTTGAGTCGCCGACTGTAGCGAGTTTAGCCGAAAGTCTGGAGAGAATTCTTCAAGGAAAACTCCTAACCACCCTAACTCAAGAAACGATTGCAAAGCTGAACGCTGAAGCTGTTCTAGATTCTACAATTTTCCCTGAAACTAGTTTTGTTGAGCCTATAACTGAACCAGCTTGTATTTTCTTAACAGGAGCAACTGGCTTTCTCGGTGCTTTTTTACTCTATGAACTTTTGCAGCAAACTCAAGCAGATATTTATTGCTTGGTACGTTCCCCCAATGTTGAGGAAGGTAAGAAAAAGCTGCAAACAAGTCTTGAATCCTATTTACTTTGGCATGAATCTTTCAATTCTAGAATTATCCCTGTGATAGGAGATTTATCTGAGCCACTTTTGGGTCTTTCTGAAGAACAGTTTCAAGAAATGGCACACAAAATTGATGTCATTTATCACAATGGTGCTTGGGTTCATCATATTTATCCCTATTCCGTACTCAAAGCAGCAAATGTTTTAGGAACACAAGAAGTTCTTAGATTGGCGTGTAAAATAAAAACCAAGCCCGTACATTTTATTTCTACAACTAGTGTTTTTTCTGCATCCGGTCTTTCAGGAGTTAAAGAAGTTAAAGAAGAAGATAGTCTTGATGATTTTCAACTGCCTGGGAATGGCTATGTTCAGACAAAATGGGTAGGCGAAAAATTAGTAGAAGCTGCCAAAAATAGAGGTCTTCCTATCAGTATTTACAGGCTAGGACGTGTATCGGGACATAGCGAAACTGGTGTTTTTAATACTAATGACTTTTTGTACAGACTCATCATTGGCTGTATCGAACTCGGAAGCGCACCCGACAGGGACATTATGGAAGATATTATGCCCGTCGATTATACAAGCAGAGCGATCGCCTATCTCTCAAGACAACAAGCTTCTTTGGGAAAAGCTTTTCACCTAGTTAATCCCCACCTTCTCCACTCAAAGATACTGCTCAACGTCATCCACTCGTTTGGTTATCCACTTCAACAAATTTCTTACGACCAGTGGCAAGCAGAACTGATGAATATCGCTAGTTGCTCCCCAGAACATCCTTTGTATCCGCTTGTACCATTTTTTTCAGCAAGGAAATCTCAAGAGAAAACATCCAACTCAGCAGTACTACAGTTCGACTGTCACAATACACTAAATGGGCTGGCAGGCACGTCTATTGTCTGTCCAGCAATAGATGAACAATTGCTTAGTACTTATGTTTCCTACCTGATGAAAAGTGGTTTTTTGACCCCTCCACAGTCAGCAATTGAAGTAAAACCTAGTAGTTAA
- the hetF gene encoding cell division protein HetF, translated as MTQEFHISVTPVGQNDYLVRTEQVAPGVPLAEELVTWPVADWLTAAGHLMNDPLKSVLQGDAIARNSVNLVALGQQLYNALFQGTLRDSWITAQGIAQNHQQVLRLRLGLKDTRLARLPWEVMHAGDRPIATGPHIAFSRYQSGIGGASRLPSTSMPIPSEEGRIKVLMAIASPTDLVRLDLLKQEAIKLQAELHRGAEGGNYLPQIELTLLEQPGREELTQALEQGRYHVLHYSGHSNIGSNGGEIYLVSNRTGLRETLGGDDLAGLLVNNNIQMAVFNSCLGTYAATSFDPIGDTGERNLTESLVKRGIRSVLAMSERIPDEVALLLTQLFYRNLSQGYPVDLCVSRMRQGLIAAYSSHQLYWALPILYLQPEFDGYLSPGIFLPQDEELFNEYNSSLKTTATIYSDAANDAEMSLGIEDMLPSTLARDSFDLDLLGEETWGDLVDEIEYDDPSYAEDSAIVSDLFRQLDRQKATSEQSSMKAELVQEFGEDGLEETEVSGEIASLENDVGMWEEVRAAASYGRQLGGSRRELPSSEVIRQESDNLQRGWENTNFSSLAHATTTPSQTAEAKRRKRRKLLGIVGAVGVSAITAFVGFNWGSQNQQMSKVAERPQIPTQSQQPSASSPQLNLKMADTGVVTAIATEKLSQGDLQAGLEAVEELLNRNVLPNAEAALNVVPQNLADNPSVYFFKGRLAWQSIQTGDNKYSVDDARRYWESAVKAKPDSLLYTNALGFAYYAQGNLNRANDSWFKALSLAVREQNTSAASPTSFSPSKPVPRDALTAYAGLALSLYKAAHTQPEVKRERYLNEAIKLRQMVIKDDPVNFEMRELGKNWLWTEKTLHDWKALLRLKSQR; from the coding sequence GTGACCCAGGAATTTCACATTTCCGTAACCCCAGTAGGGCAAAATGACTACTTGGTGCGGACGGAACAAGTCGCGCCTGGGGTGCCATTGGCAGAAGAACTGGTGACTTGGCCTGTAGCTGATTGGTTGACAGCTGCGGGGCATTTGATGAATGACCCGTTGAAGTCGGTACTACAGGGAGATGCAATTGCAAGAAACTCCGTCAACTTAGTGGCGTTGGGTCAGCAACTTTATAACGCACTGTTTCAAGGCACTCTCAGAGATAGTTGGATTACAGCGCAAGGGATAGCCCAAAACCACCAACAGGTGTTGCGTTTGCGCTTGGGGCTGAAAGACACAAGGCTAGCGCGTCTACCTTGGGAAGTGATGCATGCAGGCGATCGCCCCATTGCTACAGGACCGCATATCGCTTTTTCTCGCTACCAAAGTGGTATTGGCGGAGCGTCTCGTTTGCCTTCGACAAGTATGCCAATACCATCGGAGGAAGGTCGGATAAAAGTATTGATGGCGATCGCTTCTCCCACGGATCTCGTACGCCTGGATCTCCTCAAACAAGAAGCCATCAAACTCCAAGCTGAACTTCACCGTGGTGCAGAAGGTGGCAATTATCTCCCACAGATAGAACTGACCCTACTAGAGCAACCAGGGCGGGAAGAATTAACACAAGCCTTAGAACAAGGAAGATACCACGTTCTGCACTACTCCGGGCACAGTAATATAGGTTCAAACGGCGGGGAAATTTATCTTGTCAGTAACAGAACTGGCTTAAGGGAAACCCTAGGTGGTGACGACCTGGCAGGCTTGCTGGTCAACAATAACATCCAGATGGCAGTATTTAACTCCTGCTTGGGAACATATGCAGCTACCTCCTTTGACCCCATAGGAGACACAGGCGAACGCAATTTGACAGAAAGCTTGGTGAAGCGGGGCATAAGAAGTGTTTTGGCAATGTCAGAACGCATTCCCGATGAAGTAGCGCTACTGCTTACACAATTGTTTTACCGCAACCTTTCACAAGGATATCCTGTGGATTTGTGCGTGAGTCGGATGCGCCAAGGATTGATCGCTGCTTATAGTTCTCACCAGTTGTATTGGGCATTACCGATTTTATATCTCCAGCCAGAATTTGACGGCTATCTCAGCCCAGGAATTTTCTTACCCCAAGATGAAGAATTATTTAACGAGTATAATTCCTCCTTAAAGACAACAGCAACAATTTACTCAGATGCAGCAAATGACGCCGAAATGTCATTAGGCATTGAGGATATGTTACCCTCAACTTTGGCAAGGGACTCATTTGATTTAGACTTGCTGGGTGAAGAAACCTGGGGAGACCTCGTTGATGAAATTGAGTACGATGACCCATCCTATGCAGAGGATTCAGCAATTGTTTCGGATCTATTCCGCCAGCTAGATAGACAAAAAGCAACATCCGAGCAATCTTCCATGAAGGCTGAACTTGTGCAAGAGTTTGGGGAAGATGGCCTTGAAGAAACAGAAGTTTCAGGTGAGATAGCTTCGCTGGAAAACGATGTGGGGATGTGGGAAGAAGTTCGCGCAGCAGCTTCCTATGGTAGGCAGCTTGGCGGGTCGCGTCGCGAACTACCCTCCAGCGAAGTAATTCGTCAGGAGAGTGATAACTTACAACGAGGTTGGGAAAACACCAATTTCTCGTCTTTAGCTCACGCTACCACCACTCCATCGCAAACAGCCGAGGCAAAACGACGCAAAAGACGCAAATTATTAGGTATTGTTGGCGCTGTGGGAGTGAGTGCGATCACAGCCTTTGTAGGCTTTAATTGGGGGTCGCAGAATCAACAGATGTCAAAGGTGGCTGAGAGACCGCAAATTCCTACTCAGTCTCAACAACCAAGCGCAAGCAGCCCACAACTCAATCTTAAAATGGCTGACACCGGAGTTGTCACGGCGATCGCCACCGAAAAATTAAGCCAGGGTGACTTGCAAGCAGGGCTTGAGGCTGTGGAAGAACTACTCAACCGTAATGTACTTCCTAACGCTGAAGCTGCCTTAAACGTTGTTCCCCAAAACTTGGCAGACAATCCATCTGTCTACTTTTTCAAAGGGCGATTGGCGTGGCAATCTATCCAGACGGGAGACAACAAATACAGCGTTGATGATGCCCGCCGTTACTGGGAAAGTGCAGTCAAAGCCAAACCAGACTCGCTTTTATATACAAACGCTTTAGGGTTTGCCTACTACGCACAAGGTAATCTCAACCGGGCAAATGACTCTTGGTTCAAAGCCTTAAGTCTAGCAGTCAGAGAGCAAAATACATCTGCTGCTTCTCCTACATCATTTTCTCCCTCAAAACCAGTGCCTCGGGATGCTTTAACAGCTTACGCGGGGTTAGCCCTTAGCTTATATAAAGCCGCACATACTCAACCAGAAGTAAAACGAGAGCGATATTTGAATGAAGCAATCAAGCTGCGTCAAATGGTCATAAAAGACGATCCAGTCAATTTTGAGATGAGGGAATTGGGGAAAAATTGGCTGTGGACGGAAAAGACTTTACACGATTGGAAAGCACTCCTGCGTCTAAAAAGTCAGCGTTAA
- a CDS encoding serine/threonine-protein kinase, producing the protein MSYCLNPNCPKPLNTNDGNFCLTCGSKLLLKERYRAIKPIGQGGFGRTFLAVDEDKPSKPRCVIKQFYPQAQGTSTVQKAVELFTQEAMRLDELGKHPQIPELLAYFTQDDRQYLVQEFIDGLNLAQELEQKGAFNESQIRELLNDLLPVLQFCHARQVIHRDIKPENIIRRTNSQSTNGDLVLVDFGAAKEATYTALNRTGTSIGSPEYVAPEQMRGRAIFASDVYSLGVTCVHLLTQLSPFDLYDINNDAWIWRQYLTSQVSNELSGILDKMLESIPVRRYQTVDEVFQNLNQGQQLATTPIIASVKPITIPPTSTPVSIQKTPSQIDKELEEMKTLFLQGGNLKSNNNTAFQPQPPTPQPSSSKSEIDAELEELKAKYKNGEL; encoded by the coding sequence ATGAGCTATTGCTTAAACCCCAATTGTCCCAAGCCTCTCAACACCAATGATGGAAACTTTTGCCTGACGTGTGGCTCCAAATTACTCCTGAAAGAACGCTACCGTGCTATCAAACCAATAGGGCAGGGTGGTTTTGGCAGAACCTTCTTGGCTGTAGATGAGGATAAACCATCCAAACCGCGCTGTGTTATTAAGCAATTCTACCCCCAAGCTCAAGGCACTAGTACAGTGCAGAAAGCTGTGGAGTTGTTTACCCAAGAGGCAATGCGCTTGGACGAGTTGGGCAAGCATCCCCAAATTCCCGAACTCTTGGCTTATTTTACGCAAGATGATAGGCAGTATCTTGTACAAGAATTTATCGATGGACTGAACTTAGCCCAGGAATTGGAACAAAAAGGTGCTTTCAACGAAAGCCAAATTCGGGAACTGCTAAATGATTTATTGCCAGTGTTGCAATTTTGCCATGCAAGACAAGTTATTCACCGAGATATCAAGCCAGAAAATATTATTCGTCGTACAAACAGCCAATCAACCAACGGGGATCTAGTTCTAGTAGATTTTGGCGCTGCTAAAGAAGCCACTTACACAGCTTTAAATAGAACAGGAACTAGTATTGGCAGTCCAGAATATGTTGCTCCTGAACAAATGAGAGGAAGGGCTATTTTTGCTAGCGATGTATACAGTTTAGGTGTCACCTGCGTTCATCTATTAACCCAACTTTCTCCCTTTGACTTGTACGACATTAACAACGACGCTTGGATTTGGCGACAATATCTCACAAGTCAGGTGAGCAATGAGTTAAGCGGTATCTTGGACAAAATGCTAGAAAGCATCCCCGTTCGGCGCTACCAAACTGTAGATGAAGTTTTCCAAAACTTAAACCAAGGGCAGCAATTAGCTACAACACCTATAATCGCATCAGTAAAACCTATTACTATACCACCTACTTCCACACCTGTTTCTATTCAGAAAACTCCTAGTCAAATAGATAAAGAATTAGAAGAAATGAAAACTCTATTTCTTCAAGGTGGTAATCTCAAAAGCAATAACAATACTGCATTTCAACCACAACCGCCAACACCTCAACCATCTTCTAGTAAAAGCGAAATAGATGCAGAATTGGAAGAATTAAAAGCTAAATATAAAAATGGGGAGTTATAG
- a CDS encoding SDR family oxidoreductase codes for MITLENKVALVTGATSGIGKATALALGNAGAKVVFSGRRDPEGEATAALIRNAGAECLFVRSDVSSEEDVKALVQKTIETYGRLDCAFNNAGIDPPLKPLHEQLIEDFDKLMAINVRGLFLCMKYEIQQMLSQGSGVIVNNSSMGGLIAFPGISPYIASKHAVMGLTRAAALDYAKQGIRINAINPGLIATDMMDRLVDDVGGTADDLASTVPMGRMGQPEEIAQAVVFLCSDTASYITGQPLVVDGGFTAN; via the coding sequence ATGATAACACTTGAGAACAAAGTCGCGTTAGTCACTGGAGCCACGTCAGGAATCGGTAAAGCGACTGCTCTAGCGCTGGGAAACGCAGGTGCAAAGGTGGTTTTTTCAGGCAGACGCGATCCAGAAGGAGAGGCAACTGCTGCGCTGATTCGTAATGCTGGCGCTGAGTGTTTATTTGTACGTTCAGATGTATCCAGTGAGGAAGATGTCAAAGCATTAGTGCAGAAGACAATCGAGACTTACGGACGACTCGATTGTGCCTTCAACAATGCAGGGATTGATCCACCTCTAAAACCCCTTCACGAACAATTGATCGAGGACTTTGACAAACTCATGGCGATCAACGTGCGGGGACTGTTTTTGTGCATGAAATATGAAATTCAGCAAATGCTGTCTCAAGGATCTGGGGTGATTGTCAACAATTCCTCGATGGGAGGGTTGATTGCGTTTCCAGGGATATCTCCCTATATCGCGAGTAAACATGCAGTCATGGGACTGACGCGAGCGGCAGCGCTCGACTATGCTAAACAGGGCATTCGGATCAATGCGATTAATCCTGGCTTGATTGCGACTGATATGATGGATCGCCTCGTTGACGACGTGGGCGGTACGGCAGATGATTTAGCGTCTACGGTGCCAATGGGACGCATGGGTCAGCCAGAAGAAATCGCTCAAGCTGTGGTTTTTCTATGCTCTGATACTGCCAGCTACATCACTGGACAACCTTTAGTCGTAGATGGCGGATTCACGGCGAACTGA
- a CDS encoding aspartate aminotransferase family protein encodes MQVQESGLQKDLPHSTQSSTSSLNTRQEKHLETLIARYTKRTQTSKQLTQTYRPVLADVRGSAGFRSAIKEMVYPIVGKRAFGSRMWDVDGNEYIDLIMGFGVNLFGHNPPFIQEAIAERLEQGIHIGPQSDIAGEVAELICELTGMERVTISNTGTEAVMTALRLARAATGRDKIALFSGSYHGHFDGTLAKVQKVDETLQTVPKALGVPQNIIADILVLEYGNPQSLEIIKAHEQELAAVIVEPVQNSRPDLQPKEFLQQLRQLTQESGIVLIFDEMLTGFRIHPGGAQAWFGIEADIATYGKIVGGGMPIGIIAGKATYMDRIDGGMWNYGDESLPQVKTTLFAGTYCKHPLAMAAARAVLKYLKIQGPTLQQNLNERTSQFIKTLNTYFEEDKVPIRLANFGSIFNSVPLGKSASSDNSASAKNMDLIYYHLIDRGIFIKSGGGLLSTAHTDEDLDCIVQAVKDSVKELREGGFLP; translated from the coding sequence ATGCAGGTACAAGAATCTGGTTTACAAAAAGATTTACCACATTCAACGCAATCCTCCACTTCCAGTCTCAATACCCGCCAGGAAAAGCATCTAGAGACATTAATTGCACGCTATACCAAGCGGACACAAACATCAAAACAACTTACACAAACTTATCGTCCGGTTCTAGCTGATGTCAGAGGTTCAGCGGGATTCCGTTCTGCTATCAAAGAAATGGTCTATCCCATTGTTGGCAAACGTGCTTTTGGATCTAGAATGTGGGATGTCGATGGCAACGAATATATAGACTTAATTATGGGATTTGGGGTGAATCTTTTTGGTCACAATCCACCCTTTATTCAGGAAGCCATAGCAGAGCGACTCGAACAAGGTATACATATTGGACCGCAATCAGATATTGCAGGTGAGGTAGCTGAGTTAATCTGCGAACTCACGGGGATGGAGCGGGTCACAATTAGTAATACAGGTACTGAAGCAGTGATGACAGCGCTGCGTCTGGCTCGAGCAGCAACAGGTCGTGATAAGATTGCGCTCTTTTCAGGCTCTTATCATGGACATTTTGATGGCACCTTAGCAAAAGTCCAGAAAGTAGACGAAACTCTACAAACAGTGCCCAAGGCTCTAGGAGTACCGCAAAATATTATTGCAGATATTTTGGTTTTAGAATATGGCAATCCTCAATCGTTGGAAATTATAAAAGCACACGAACAAGAATTAGCGGCTGTTATCGTTGAACCTGTGCAAAATAGTAGACCTGACTTACAGCCGAAAGAATTTCTCCAACAGTTGAGACAATTAACACAAGAATCAGGGATAGTCTTAATCTTTGATGAAATGTTGACAGGTTTCCGCATCCATCCGGGTGGAGCGCAAGCATGGTTTGGCATTGAAGCAGATATCGCAACTTATGGAAAAATTGTGGGTGGTGGTATGCCGATTGGCATAATAGCTGGTAAGGCTACCTACATGGATAGAATTGACGGCGGAATGTGGAACTACGGGGACGAATCTTTGCCTCAAGTGAAAACAACGTTGTTTGCAGGCACTTACTGCAAGCATCCACTGGCTATGGCTGCTGCAAGAGCTGTCCTTAAGTATTTAAAGATTCAAGGACCTACACTTCAGCAAAATTTGAATGAACGTACTTCCCAATTCATCAAAACATTAAATACTTACTTTGAAGAAGATAAAGTACCGATTAGACTGGCAAATTTTGGTTCAATTTTCAACTCTGTTCCTTTAGGGAAGTCTGCTTCTTCAGATAATTCGGCTTCTGCAAAGAATATGGATCTGATATATTATCACCTAATTGATAGAGGAATTTTTATCAAATCGGGCGGTGGTTTACTCTCTACGGCTCATACAGATGAAGACCTAGATTGCATAGTTCAAGCTGTGAAGGATAGCGTTAAGGAACTACGCGAAGGAGGTTTCTTGCCCTAG